From Kiritimatiellia bacterium:
ATGAACCGTAATAGGGATGCTCCTGAACGGCCATCAACTGGATCGTGTTATAACCGGCCGCGATGATCCGCGGCAGGATTTTTTCGCGGAATTCGCGGTAGGTCCCGATTTTGCCCTCTTCCTGGGCCATGCCGACATGGGCCTCATAAATGAACGGCGACTTGGGAGGCCGGCGGTAATTCGCATGCTGCCAGCGGTAGGCGGTTTCCGGCCGCCAGACCTGGGCGTTGAATATCTTGGTTGTGTTGTCCTGCACTACGCGCCGGACATAGGCGGGGATGCGGTCGCCTTCGCCGCCCGGCCAATGGAGGCGGAGGCGATAAAGGAGGCCGTGAGCGAGTTTGCCGCGCGGGAGGCGCAGTTCCCAGACGCCGTCGCCGCCGGCGGGCGCAAAAGCATACTCCTCATTTTCCTTCCATCCGGAAAAATCTCCGATCAGGGTGATTTTATCGGCGTTCGGCGCCCATTCGCGTAAAATCCATTCGTTGCCGTTGAAATGCAACCCGAAATACTCGTGGCCGGACGCGAAATCGGCCAGCGCCATCTTGCCCCCCGTCAGCCGCCATTCCGTCTCATAGCCGAGGGCCAGGCGCCGGATGATATGATCCTGATAGGGCCGGAGGTACGGATCATTGCGGAGAATTTCAGAGTGAAGGACGGGCGGGGCGCTGCGCGGCGGACGCGGTTTTTTATTCAATTTCAATCCGGCCTTCTTTCCTTTTGTCGCTTTATCCATCCGCCCATGTAATCAATCCGGGGGCGAACTGAAGCCGGCGATCGTCCCGCGGAACAACGCGCGACACGAAGCCATATTGTCCGGTGGTGGGAATCTGCGGAAAGTAAATTTCAATAGTCAGAAGCCGGAACGAAAAACATCCCCGCTCTGCAAGAGCCCCTGACTACTGGCTTCTGAACGCGTAAATGAAAACTATTCCACTTTTCGCACGCTGTTGAGTGTGCCGAATGAATTACGGGTCCAATCCTGGCATTCCGGATCAACGACCCAGTTGCCGCTGATCACGAACTTATATTCGTATTCGCCTTTCGGAAGCATCAGCGTGATGCTGTATTTGCCGTTTTTGCGCGTATCTTTCATCTGGTGCCGCTGGGGATCCCAGTTGTTGAACGTACCCGCCAGGTAAACCTTGCTGCCGGGATTGGCCGACACTTCAAATGTTACGCGTTTGGACGAAGAGCCTGCTTTGCTTGTTCTTATTGCTTTTTTCATGGTACCTCCTGATGTGGCAATGCCGCCATCCAACACCTGACAGCCGTTGATGGGCTGTTGTTTTCCGAAAACGGTCTGTGTTCTTTTCCGTTTCCGGATTCACCTTATAGCATGTCTGCTTAAAAAAGCAAGTTATTATATCTTGTTTTCATTTTCTTGACAACCGGCAGGGAAACGGGCATCCTTTACGCCTTGAATGTAACGGGCCGTTAACTCAGCGGAAGAGTGCTATCCTCACACGGTAGAAGCCACTGGTTCAAATCCAGTACGGCCCACCAGAAGACCCCCCCCCCCGGCTAATGCAAATTTCGCCTCCCTCCGCGGACACGGGGCAGCCATTCCGAATTAGGAATTTTTCGGGTTAAAGAAGGCGGTTTTCCCTCCTGTTTCGCTTAACTGTCCGGCCTTATCCAGCACATAATCTTTGGACCGATTCCTGTTCATCTTCCGTAAGGCGTCGCTCAATGGCCTGCCATTCGTAATATTGGTATTCGCTCATATTTTATTTATCGGTATTTCGACGGATAAATGAGCAAGAATTTCGCTGAATCCGTATATGAAAATTGTCCCCGTTGACTCTTTGCTATTCTGATGGCTTCATTGATCCAGCTTTTACTCCATGTATGAGTGAAAAAGCCGTCTGCTTGGCGCAGTTAGCGTTGGCGATTTTGGGACAGACGTGTCGGACTGCACAGACTTGCAAAATCTCCTTTCCCGATTTCTGGAGCCGGGAGCGGAGTAGCCGGCAGTTTCCGCCCGTCCAAGAGCAGGTAGAGCCGGAAGACGTCGGTCGCCGGCGTCTCATTGTCTGACGCGAAACTTGTTGTTCTTGAATTGGATTTTCGGCTTTGGCATGTTGTTGAGGACGGCCGGATTTTTTCCCAGGAATTTCAGGGGATTATCACGGCCCACCTGCCAAAGCTCTTTTTCTGTCAATAGTTTTAACGATGCCAGATGGTTCATACACTGGACCATGTTGGCCGAGGAGCCGGCCAGGTAGGGGGTGCCGGCGAAACTGATCCGGCCGGATGGGGCCAGGGTAACTTTCCGGCCCACGAATTCGTATGGGCCCGGCGGCAGGCCGGCCAAATCAACCGCGTCGCTGACCACGATAAATCTTTCCGCTGTTTTCGCGCGCAGGGCGACTTTGATGAAATCGGCGGGCAGGTG
This genomic window contains:
- a CDS encoding isoamylase early set domain-containing protein codes for the protein MKKAIRTSKAGSSSKRVTFEVSANPGSKVYLAGTFNNWDPQRHQMKDTRKNGKYSITLMLPKGEYEYKFVISGNWVVDPECQDWTRNSFGTLNSVRKVE